The Austwickia sp. genome includes a region encoding these proteins:
- a CDS encoding histidine phosphatase family protein, producing MRLLLIRHGESANNAAYAATGQRTGRVAEPELTPLGHRQATALGAALAAHGAPGIGPITALLSSPMLRAVQTAAHLGRALGLPVALCVEAFESGGVYDLDHDTGERNAAPSATLAELAAQCPGLLVPAGTPDPWWSGPHEEAAARLPRARRLLDRLSAEHTDATGVVALVAHRHFAQYLIAATLGLPERPAAYLTQANTGSTLLSLGERPAITWSNDLSHLPGEMRSGL from the coding sequence GTGCGTCTGCTCCTGATCCGGCACGGTGAGTCCGCCAACAACGCCGCGTACGCCGCCACCGGGCAGCGCACCGGGCGCGTGGCCGAACCCGAACTGACCCCGCTGGGCCACCGGCAGGCCACGGCGCTCGGAGCCGCGCTCGCGGCTCACGGCGCGCCGGGGATCGGGCCGATCACCGCGCTGCTGTCCTCGCCCATGCTGCGCGCCGTGCAGACCGCCGCACACCTCGGCCGGGCTCTCGGGCTTCCGGTGGCGCTCTGTGTGGAGGCCTTCGAGAGCGGCGGCGTGTACGACCTCGACCACGACACCGGCGAGCGGAACGCAGCCCCCTCCGCCACCCTCGCCGAGCTGGCCGCACAGTGCCCCGGCCTGCTCGTCCCGGCCGGTACGCCCGACCCGTGGTGGTCCGGGCCGCACGAGGAGGCGGCGGCCCGGCTCCCCCGGGCTCGGCGCCTGCTGGACCGGCTGAGCGCCGAGCACACGGACGCCACCGGTGTGGTGGCCCTGGTCGCGCATCGACACTTCGCGCAGTACCTCATCGCGGCGACGTTGGGGCTCCCGGAGCGGCCGGCGGCCTACCTCACCCAGGCCAACACCGGCAGCACGCTGCTCAGCCTGGGCGAGCGGCCCGCGATCACCTGGTCCAACGACCTGTCCCACCTGCCCGGCGAGATGCGCAGCGGGCTGTAG
- the nifJ gene encoding pyruvate:ferredoxin (flavodoxin) oxidoreductase, producing MHTSPTRWATMDGNDAAARVAHALSEVIALYPITPSSAMGESADAWSAAGRTNIWGAVPEVVEMQSEAGAAGALHGVVTKGVLGATFTASQGLLLMLPNMYKIAGELTPAVIHVAARTLATHALSIFGDHQDVMSARMTGWLMLASSSVQEAQDLAMVSHAATLRSRIPAMHFFDGFRTSHEVNKIQLLSNEDMRSLIREEDVVAHRQRGLTPDAPTVRGTAQNPDTFFQAREACNVFYDAAPAIVAECMAELAELTGREYHLVDYYGAPDADRVVIMMGSGFGTTRETVDALNAAGEKVGVLAVRLYRPFPTEALLEALPASVRSIAVLDRTKEPGATADPLFQDVLVALSENPGRFEFMPRLIAGRYGLSSKEYSPAMAKAVFDELKSDSPKKRFTVGIVDDVTHLSLDYDPDFRPDAESLTAVFYGLGSDGTVGASKNSVKIIAEDDGRYAQGYFVYDSRKSGATTVSHLRFGSKPIDAAYLIDEADFVAVHQFEMLGQMRTVDIAKKGAKVLINSPFSAAETWENLPVEVQQVIIDKGLKLYVINALDVAHKAGLGKRINTVMQPCFFYLSGVVPQEDAIPRIKASVEKSYGSKRGRTVVERNWAAIDASIDALEEVQIPAGVAGDMHRMPPLPDAAPDFVQQVTATMLRGEGDLLPVSALPVDGTWPTGTSKFEKRGIADQIPIWDPSLCIDCGKCAITCPHTAIRIKIMPSDALEEAPETLQSKKYNDRSLKDHKLIVQVAPDDCTGCGVCVDVCPARSKTEVKHKSINMRNRREHLEVERNNFDFFLDIPEVDRTAVRMDQVKGVSQLQPLFEYSLACSGCGETGYIKTLTQLFGDRMVIANATGCSSIYGGNLPTSPWTTNAAGRGPAWSNSLFEDNAEFGLGMRLAWEQQNSEARRYVEQLRGALPAELVDGILDADMSDEAGLAAQRERVEQLKAALAGMDEPIAKALLTLANELVDKSIWIIGGDGWAYDIGYGGLDHVLASGRNVNVLVLDTQVYSNTGGQASKATPRGAAAKFAASGKATPKKDLGMIAQAYGNVYVAQVALGANQQQTIRAFQEAQAWDGPSLIIAYSTCIAHGIDMETSMTHQGDAVSTGYWPLYRFRPSDEEHTQPFHLDSKAPVGAVSDFMTGEARFAMLKRSHPERADELFRLAQQDVDERWRYYSQIAGVERVLPGDTVGIPVPEEGPEPEKVPQPGNVTKDES from the coding sequence ATGCACACATCACCGACGCGTTGGGCAACTATGGACGGCAACGATGCCGCCGCCCGCGTCGCCCATGCGCTCAGCGAAGTCATCGCGCTCTATCCCATCACGCCAAGCTCCGCGATGGGGGAATCGGCGGATGCCTGGAGCGCCGCCGGTCGCACGAACATCTGGGGCGCCGTCCCAGAGGTCGTGGAAATGCAGTCCGAGGCCGGCGCCGCCGGCGCGCTGCACGGTGTGGTCACGAAGGGTGTGCTCGGCGCGACCTTCACCGCGTCGCAGGGCCTGCTGCTCATGCTGCCCAACATGTACAAGATCGCCGGCGAGCTCACGCCCGCCGTCATCCACGTGGCCGCCCGCACGCTGGCGACCCACGCGCTCTCGATCTTCGGCGACCACCAGGACGTCATGAGCGCCCGGATGACCGGCTGGCTGATGCTGGCCTCCAGCTCCGTGCAGGAGGCCCAGGACCTGGCGATGGTCTCCCACGCGGCCACGCTGCGCTCCCGGATCCCGGCGATGCACTTCTTCGACGGCTTCCGGACCAGCCACGAGGTCAACAAGATCCAGCTGCTGTCCAACGAGGACATGCGCTCGCTGATCCGCGAAGAGGATGTCGTCGCGCACCGCCAGCGCGGCCTCACCCCCGACGCGCCGACGGTGCGCGGCACGGCACAGAACCCTGACACGTTCTTCCAGGCCCGCGAGGCCTGCAACGTCTTCTACGACGCCGCCCCGGCCATCGTGGCCGAATGCATGGCGGAGCTGGCCGAGCTCACCGGCCGGGAATACCACCTGGTGGACTACTACGGCGCCCCCGACGCCGACCGTGTCGTCATCATGATGGGCTCCGGCTTCGGCACCACCCGCGAGACGGTGGACGCCCTCAACGCCGCCGGCGAGAAGGTCGGCGTCCTCGCCGTCCGCCTCTACCGCCCGTTCCCCACCGAGGCGCTGCTGGAGGCCCTGCCGGCCAGCGTGCGCAGCATCGCGGTCCTGGACCGGACCAAGGAGCCCGGCGCGACGGCCGACCCGCTGTTCCAGGACGTCCTCGTGGCGCTGTCCGAGAACCCCGGCAGGTTCGAGTTCATGCCGCGGCTCATCGCGGGGCGCTATGGCCTCTCCAGCAAGGAGTACTCGCCGGCGATGGCCAAGGCCGTCTTCGACGAGCTGAAGTCGGACAGCCCCAAGAAGCGGTTCACGGTCGGGATCGTCGACGACGTCACCCACCTGTCGCTGGACTACGACCCCGACTTCCGGCCCGACGCCGAGTCCCTCACCGCTGTGTTCTACGGACTGGGCTCGGACGGCACGGTTGGCGCGTCGAAGAACTCGGTGAAGATCATCGCCGAGGACGACGGCCGCTACGCCCAGGGCTACTTCGTCTACGACTCCCGCAAGTCCGGCGCGACGACCGTGTCGCACCTGCGCTTCGGGTCCAAGCCGATCGACGCGGCGTACCTCATCGACGAGGCCGACTTCGTCGCCGTGCACCAGTTCGAGATGCTGGGCCAGATGCGGACCGTGGACATCGCCAAGAAGGGCGCCAAGGTCCTCATCAACAGCCCCTTCTCCGCGGCCGAGACGTGGGAGAACCTGCCCGTCGAGGTGCAGCAGGTCATCATCGACAAGGGCCTGAAGCTCTACGTCATCAACGCTCTCGACGTCGCCCACAAGGCCGGCCTCGGCAAGCGCATCAACACGGTCATGCAGCCGTGCTTCTTCTACCTCTCAGGGGTCGTCCCCCAGGAGGACGCGATCCCGCGGATCAAGGCCTCGGTGGAGAAGTCCTACGGGAGCAAGCGCGGGCGCACTGTCGTCGAGCGCAACTGGGCCGCGATCGATGCCTCCATCGACGCCCTCGAGGAGGTCCAGATCCCCGCCGGTGTCGCCGGCGACATGCACCGCATGCCGCCGCTGCCCGACGCGGCCCCCGACTTCGTCCAGCAGGTCACCGCGACCATGCTGCGCGGCGAGGGCGACCTGCTCCCGGTGAGCGCGCTGCCCGTGGACGGCACGTGGCCGACCGGCACGAGCAAGTTCGAGAAGCGGGGCATCGCCGACCAGATCCCGATCTGGGACCCGAGCCTGTGCATCGACTGCGGCAAGTGCGCGATCACCTGCCCGCACACCGCGATCCGGATCAAGATCATGCCGTCCGACGCCCTGGAAGAGGCCCCCGAGACCCTGCAGTCGAAGAAGTACAACGACCGCAGCCTCAAGGACCACAAGCTCATCGTCCAGGTCGCCCCGGACGACTGCACCGGCTGTGGCGTGTGTGTCGACGTGTGCCCGGCCCGCAGCAAGACCGAGGTCAAGCACAAGTCCATCAACATGCGCAACCGGCGCGAGCACCTCGAGGTGGAGCGGAACAACTTCGACTTCTTCCTCGACATCCCAGAGGTCGACCGCACCGCGGTCCGGATGGACCAGGTCAAGGGCGTCAGCCAGCTGCAGCCGCTCTTCGAATACAGCCTGGCCTGCTCGGGCTGTGGCGAGACGGGCTACATCAAGACGCTGACCCAGCTGTTCGGCGACCGCATGGTCATCGCCAACGCCACCGGCTGCTCCTCGATCTACGGCGGCAACCTGCCGACCTCCCCGTGGACGACGAACGCCGCCGGCCGCGGCCCGGCCTGGAGCAACAGCCTGTTCGAGGACAACGCCGAGTTCGGTCTCGGCATGCGCCTCGCGTGGGAACAGCAGAACAGCGAGGCACGGCGGTACGTCGAGCAGCTGCGCGGCGCCCTGCCCGCCGAGCTGGTCGACGGCATCCTCGACGCGGACATGTCCGACGAGGCCGGCCTGGCCGCTCAGCGCGAGCGGGTCGAGCAGCTCAAGGCCGCCCTGGCCGGCATGGACGAGCCGATCGCCAAGGCGCTGCTCACCCTCGCCAACGAGCTGGTCGACAAGTCGATCTGGATCATCGGCGGCGACGGCTGGGCCTACGACATCGGCTACGGCGGCCTGGACCACGTCCTGGCCTCGGGGCGCAATGTCAACGTGCTCGTGCTGGACACGCAGGTGTACTCCAACACGGGTGGCCAGGCCTCCAAGGCGACCCCGCGGGGCGCGGCGGCCAAGTTCGCGGCCTCCGGCAAGGCGACCCCGAAGAAGGACCTCGGCATGATCGCCCAGGCCTACGGCAACGTCTACGTCGCGCAGGTCGCGCTGGGCGCCAACCAGCAGCAGACCATCCGGGCCTTCCAGGAGGCCCAGGCGTGGGACGGGCCGAGCCTGATCATCGCCTACTCGACCTGCATCGCCCACGGCATCGACATGGAGACGTCGATGACCCACCAGGGTGACGCGGTGTCGACGGGGTACTGGCCGCTCTACCGGTTCCGCCCCAGCGACGAGGAGCACACCCAGCCGTTCCACCTGGACAGCAAGGCCCCGGTGGGCGCCGTGTCGGACTTCATGACCGGCGAGGCGCGGTTCGCGATGCTCAAGCGGTCCCACCCCGAGCGGGCGGACGAGCTGTTCCGGCTCGCCCAGCAGGACGTCGACGAGCGCTGGCGCTACTACAGCCAGATCGCCGGGGTCGAGCGGGTCCTGCCCGGCGACACGGTAGGCATCCCGGTGCCCGAGGAGGGCCCCGAGCCCGAAAAGGTTCCCCAGCCCGGCAACGTCACCAAGGATGAGTCATGA
- a CDS encoding dihydroorotate dehydrogenase-like protein: protein MTATSSPDTSAGPDLSTSYLGLNLSGPVIASANPTTRTVESMLALEAAGASAVVLPSLFQEEVEAEEMAVLDLMDMGGEFAEFDSAPLAEVDTSGLGTDRHVRLVREAKDALKIPVIASVNGTQQGGWALYAKILADAGADAVELNLYGVNTDPNLDANTMESQYLSIIETVKKALSAPLAVKISQNYMALSNFAKRAQDAGADGLVLFNRFLGPDIDLAEFQVHPKVALSTPGELRVRMRWIAILRSQLPQLSLAATGGVHSAEDVIKTLLVGADVACVASALLQRGPGVMTELVNGARDWMAERDYSSVQQLRGSMSSTSVDNPGEFERAQYVEAIKSWTPDR from the coding sequence ATGACCGCCACGAGCAGCCCCGACACCAGCGCTGGTCCCGACCTGTCGACCAGCTACCTCGGCCTGAACCTGTCCGGGCCGGTGATCGCGTCGGCTAACCCGACCACGCGCACCGTGGAGTCGATGCTCGCGCTGGAGGCGGCGGGTGCGTCCGCGGTGGTCCTGCCGAGCCTGTTCCAGGAGGAGGTCGAGGCCGAAGAGATGGCCGTCTTGGACCTCATGGACATGGGCGGGGAGTTCGCCGAGTTCGACTCGGCGCCCCTGGCCGAGGTCGACACCTCCGGCCTCGGCACGGACCGGCACGTCCGCCTCGTCCGCGAGGCCAAGGACGCCCTCAAGATCCCCGTCATCGCCAGCGTCAACGGCACCCAGCAGGGCGGCTGGGCGCTGTACGCCAAGATCCTGGCCGATGCGGGAGCCGACGCCGTCGAGCTCAACCTGTACGGCGTCAACACCGACCCGAACCTCGATGCGAACACGATGGAGTCGCAGTACCTCTCCATCATCGAGACGGTGAAGAAGGCCTTGTCGGCGCCGCTGGCGGTGAAGATCAGCCAGAACTACATGGCGCTGTCGAACTTCGCCAAGCGCGCCCAGGACGCCGGCGCCGACGGCCTGGTCCTGTTCAACCGGTTCCTCGGCCCGGACATCGACCTGGCCGAGTTCCAGGTCCACCCGAAGGTCGCCCTGTCGACCCCGGGCGAGCTCCGGGTGCGGATGCGCTGGATCGCGATCCTGCGCAGCCAGCTGCCGCAGCTCAGCCTGGCGGCGACCGGCGGCGTGCACTCGGCCGAGGACGTCATCAAGACGCTCCTGGTCGGCGCGGACGTGGCGTGCGTCGCCTCGGCCCTGCTGCAGCGCGGGCCCGGCGTCATGACCGAGCTGGTCAACGGCGCGCGCGACTGGATGGCCGAGCGGGACTACAGCTCGGTGCAGCAGCTGCGCGGCAGCATGAGCTCGACCTCGGTCGACAACCCCGGTGAGTTCGAGCGGGCTCAGTACGTCGAGGCCATCAAGTCCTGGACCCCGGACCGCTGA
- a CDS encoding HIT domain-containing protein, with product MDDALPGPESPDGFPRVADGFERLWTPHRMAYITGEKPAGDAGEGCPFCTAPGRDDAEGLIVHRGELCFVVMNLFPYNPGHVLICPYRHVAAYVDLTDEETVEFTALTKAAVRALQKASNPHGFNLGMNQGGVAGAGVAAHLHQHVVPRWGGDANFLPIIAQTKALPTLLEDARRALVQAWT from the coding sequence ATGGACGACGCGCTGCCCGGGCCCGAGTCCCCCGACGGTTTCCCCCGCGTGGCGGACGGTTTCGAGCGGCTGTGGACCCCGCACCGCATGGCCTACATCACCGGCGAGAAGCCGGCTGGCGACGCCGGCGAGGGCTGCCCCTTCTGCACGGCGCCCGGGCGAGACGACGCGGAGGGCCTCATCGTGCACCGCGGCGAGCTGTGTTTCGTGGTGATGAACCTGTTCCCGTACAACCCCGGGCACGTGCTGATCTGCCCCTACCGGCATGTGGCGGCGTACGTCGACCTCACCGACGAGGAGACTGTGGAGTTCACGGCCCTGACCAAGGCCGCCGTGCGCGCCCTGCAGAAGGCCTCGAATCCGCACGGCTTCAACCTGGGCATGAACCAGGGCGGCGTCGCGGGGGCGGGCGTGGCCGCGCACCTGCACCAGCACGTGGTGCCGCGCTGGGGCGGCGACGCGAACTTCCTGCCGATCATCGCCCAGACCAAGGCGCTGCCCACGCTTCTGGAGGATGCGCGTCGGGCGCTAGTTCAGGCGTGGACCTGA
- a CDS encoding GNAT family N-acetyltransferase, whose product MKAGQAQLTQVARAEPPDAFALAALELQLNREQGRAGEAGFLDRYADAWLAERDRRPAWLATSLDGSPLGAITLFVVDGLPRPGRLSRPWVHITNLYVTPGARRCGIGDRLLRAGLDWSRDNRALWVQLSATSAGSGLYRRAGFAPAESRLHRLDLP is encoded by the coding sequence GTGAAGGCCGGTCAGGCGCAGTTGACGCAGGTGGCCCGGGCAGAGCCACCCGACGCGTTCGCGCTGGCCGCGCTGGAGCTGCAGCTCAACCGCGAGCAGGGCCGGGCGGGCGAGGCGGGCTTCCTGGACCGGTACGCCGACGCGTGGCTGGCCGAGCGCGACCGGCGTCCCGCATGGCTCGCGACCTCGCTCGACGGCAGTCCGCTCGGGGCGATCACGCTGTTCGTCGTCGACGGGCTGCCCCGGCCGGGTCGGCTGTCGCGGCCCTGGGTCCACATCACCAACCTGTACGTCACCCCGGGCGCGCGGCGCTGCGGCATCGGCGATCGGCTGCTGCGGGCCGGCCTGGACTGGAGCCGGGACAACCGCGCGCTGTGGGTGCAGCTGTCCGCGACCTCCGCGGGTTCGGGGCTCTACCGCCGGGCCGGATTCGCGCCGGCCGAGTCGCGGCTGCACCGGCTCGATCTGCCCTGA
- a CDS encoding nitroreductase family deazaflavin-dependent oxidoreductase, producing MPLHGDYATPLPGWQADQLAEIDRTGDTRSVAVGGMQVVVLTIRGAKSGLLRRVPLMRIEHDGRYAAVASKGGAPAHPQWYHSLVANPDIEIQDGTTSADYVARELAGAEREQWWERCVAGFPPYAEYQTKTDRLIPVFVCEPASSPDA from the coding sequence ATGCCTCTGCACGGTGACTACGCCACTCCCCTGCCGGGCTGGCAGGCCGACCAGCTCGCCGAGATCGACCGGACCGGCGACACCCGCAGCGTCGCGGTCGGCGGCATGCAGGTGGTCGTCCTCACCATCCGAGGCGCCAAATCGGGCCTGCTGCGCCGCGTACCCCTCATGCGCATCGAGCACGACGGCCGGTACGCCGCGGTGGCCTCGAAGGGCGGCGCGCCCGCGCACCCGCAGTGGTACCACTCCCTCGTCGCCAACCCGGACATCGAGATCCAGGACGGCACGACGTCCGCGGACTACGTCGCCCGGGAGCTGGCCGGCGCGGAGCGGGAGCAGTGGTGGGAACGTTGCGTGGCGGGGTTCCCGCCGTACGCCGAGTACCAGACCAAGACCGACCGCCTCATCCCGGTGTTCGTCTGCGAGCCCGCGAGCAGCCCGGACGCCTAA
- a CDS encoding methyltransferase domain-containing protein, with protein MLACPVCGAGLRADPPQDAPPRLVCPAGHAYDVARQGHVSLLAGRHRHPGDTADMVAHRLAFLAAGHYAPIAAAVAELAESVPAPGVLLDIGAGPGWYAARLLDHLPARHGLALDSSTAAIRRAARAHPRLAAVVADATGRWPVRDASVAVATCLFAPRNGPEIARVLAPGGAVLVATPAPDHLDPVREALGMLAIAPDKDERLAASLAAAGLVERRRRDVRRVLRLSHADLGHLALMGPAAFHRSPQEVATAVAALPAVVDVELAVVVREYSSR; from the coding sequence CTGCTCGCCTGCCCGGTCTGTGGCGCCGGGCTGCGTGCGGATCCCCCGCAGGACGCCCCGCCTCGGCTGGTGTGCCCGGCGGGTCACGCGTACGACGTGGCGCGCCAGGGCCACGTGAGTCTCCTCGCCGGCCGCCATCGCCACCCCGGCGACACCGCCGACATGGTCGCCCACCGGCTGGCGTTCCTCGCCGCCGGGCACTACGCGCCCATCGCCGCCGCGGTCGCCGAGCTGGCCGAGTCGGTGCCGGCACCCGGCGTACTGCTCGACATCGGCGCCGGACCGGGCTGGTACGCCGCCCGCCTGCTCGACCACCTGCCGGCGCGGCACGGTCTGGCCCTCGACTCCTCGACGGCCGCGATCCGGCGCGCCGCCCGCGCGCATCCGCGGCTCGCGGCCGTGGTGGCCGACGCGACGGGCCGGTGGCCGGTGCGCGACGCCTCGGTCGCCGTCGCCACCTGCCTCTTCGCGCCGCGGAACGGTCCAGAGATCGCCCGCGTCCTGGCCCCCGGGGGCGCCGTGCTGGTCGCGACGCCCGCGCCGGACCATCTCGACCCGGTGCGAGAGGCCCTGGGGATGCTCGCGATCGCGCCGGACAAGGACGAGCGGCTCGCGGCGAGCCTGGCGGCCGCGGGGCTGGTGGAGCGGCGCCGCCGGGACGTACGGCGGGTGCTGCGGCTGTCCCATGCCGACCTGGGGCATCTGGCGCTGATGGGGCCGGCTGCCTTCCACCGCTCGCCGCAGGAGGTTGCCACCGCCGTGGCGGCCCTCCCGGCCGTGGTCGACGTCGAACTCGCCGTCGTGGTGCGGGAATACAGCTCCCGCTAA
- a CDS encoding threonine--tRNA ligase: MSAQPQITVSVAGEPRQVPAGTTAADLFADDRRIVVARIGGELRDLTHELADGDAVEGVDIASDDGLYVLRHSCAHVMAQAVQEINPQAKLGIGPPVRDGFYYDFDVAEPFTPEDLKKIEKVMQRIVNEGQTFSRRVVADEAARQELAAEPYKLELIGLKGGGMSETQAAADADSGVGVEVGEGELTIYDNLRRDGSRAWGDLCRGPHIPTTKLIANGFKVMRSAAAYWRGDQKNAQLQRLYGTAWPSKDELKAYLDRLAEAERRDHRKLGVEMDLFSFPDEIGSGLAVFHPNGGIVRMAMEEYSRRRHIEEGYDFVNTPHLTKGHLFEISGHLDWYAEGMFPPMHVDEERDADGNVKRAGQDYYLKPMNCPMHNLIFRSRGRSYRELPLRLFEFGTVYRYEKSGVIHGLTRARGFTQDDAHIYCTRDQMKGELTSLLTFVLDLLKDYGLDDFYLELSTKNPEKFVGDDATWEEATEVLRQVATESGLELVPDPGGAAFYGPKISVQARDAIGRTWQMSTIQVDFNLPERFGLEYQAADGTRQRPVMIHRALFGSIERFFAVLLEHYAGAFPVWLAPVQVTAIPVADEYNAYLGEIAEQLRAHGVRVEVDASDDRFPKKIRTASKSKVPYVLIAGEEDRAAGAVSFRYRDGSQENGVPVAAAVEKIVEAIRTRAQV, from the coding sequence GTGTCTGCCCAACCCCAGATCACCGTGTCCGTCGCCGGAGAGCCCCGCCAGGTGCCGGCCGGCACCACGGCGGCCGACCTGTTCGCGGACGACCGGCGCATCGTCGTCGCCCGCATCGGCGGGGAATTGCGCGACCTCACCCACGAGCTCGCCGACGGCGACGCGGTGGAGGGCGTCGACATCGCCAGCGACGACGGCCTGTATGTGCTCCGGCACTCCTGCGCCCACGTCATGGCGCAGGCCGTCCAGGAGATCAACCCGCAGGCCAAGCTCGGGATCGGTCCGCCGGTGCGGGACGGGTTCTACTACGACTTCGACGTCGCCGAGCCCTTCACCCCCGAAGACCTGAAGAAGATCGAGAAGGTGATGCAGCGGATCGTCAACGAGGGGCAGACGTTCTCGCGGCGGGTCGTCGCCGACGAGGCGGCGCGCCAGGAGCTGGCGGCCGAGCCGTACAAGCTCGAGCTCATCGGGCTCAAGGGCGGCGGCATGAGCGAGACGCAGGCCGCCGCCGACGCGGACTCCGGCGTGGGCGTCGAGGTCGGCGAGGGCGAGCTGACGATCTACGACAACCTGCGCCGGGACGGCAGCCGCGCCTGGGGTGACCTGTGCCGCGGCCCGCACATCCCGACCACCAAGCTCATCGCCAACGGCTTCAAGGTGATGCGCTCGGCGGCGGCGTACTGGCGTGGCGACCAGAAGAACGCCCAGCTCCAGCGGCTATATGGGACCGCGTGGCCGAGCAAGGACGAGCTGAAGGCGTATCTGGACCGGCTCGCCGAGGCCGAGCGGCGCGACCACCGCAAGCTCGGCGTCGAGATGGATCTGTTCAGCTTCCCCGACGAGATCGGGTCCGGCCTGGCGGTGTTCCACCCCAACGGCGGCATCGTGCGGATGGCGATGGAGGAATACAGCCGGCGCCGGCACATCGAGGAGGGCTACGACTTCGTCAACACCCCGCACCTGACCAAGGGGCACCTGTTCGAGATCTCGGGGCACCTGGACTGGTACGCCGAGGGCATGTTCCCGCCCATGCACGTGGACGAGGAGCGCGACGCCGACGGCAACGTCAAGCGGGCCGGCCAGGACTACTACCTCAAGCCGATGAACTGCCCGATGCACAACCTGATCTTCCGCTCGCGCGGGCGGTCCTATCGCGAGCTGCCGCTGCGGCTGTTCGAGTTCGGCACCGTCTACCGGTACGAGAAGTCGGGCGTCATCCACGGCCTCACCCGGGCCCGCGGGTTCACCCAGGACGACGCGCACATCTACTGCACCCGCGACCAGATGAAGGGCGAGCTGACCAGCCTCCTCACGTTCGTCCTCGACCTGCTCAAGGACTACGGCCTGGACGACTTCTACCTGGAGCTGTCGACGAAGAACCCGGAGAAGTTCGTCGGGGACGACGCCACCTGGGAGGAGGCCACCGAGGTGTTGCGGCAGGTGGCCACCGAATCGGGTCTGGAGCTGGTGCCCGATCCCGGCGGCGCGGCGTTCTACGGGCCGAAGATCTCGGTGCAGGCCCGCGACGCGATCGGGCGCACCTGGCAGATGAGCACGATCCAGGTCGACTTCAACCTGCCGGAGCGGTTCGGGCTGGAGTACCAGGCGGCCGACGGCACGCGGCAGCGGCCGGTCATGATCCACCGCGCGCTGTTCGGCTCGATCGAGCGCTTCTTCGCGGTGCTGCTCGAGCACTACGCGGGGGCGTTCCCGGTGTGGCTGGCGCCGGTGCAGGTCACCGCCATCCCGGTGGCCGACGAGTACAACGCCTATCTGGGCGAGATCGCGGAGCAGTTGCGCGCGCACGGCGTACGGGTCGAGGTCGACGCCAGCGACGACCGGTTCCCCAAGAAGATCCGCACGGCGAGCAAGTCCAAGGTGCCGTACGTGCTGATCGCGGGGGAGGAGGACCGCGCCGCGGGTGCGGTCAGCTTCCGCTACCGCGACGGCTCGCAGGAGAACGGCGTCCCGGTGGCGGCGGCGGTGGAGAAGATCGTCGAGGCGATCCGGACCCGCGCGCAGGTCTAA
- a CDS encoding ABC transporter ATP-binding protein produces MSSLNVSGVVVRLGGREVLSGVDLAVPTGAIVAVLGPSGCGKTTLLRAVCGFTAIDAGQIRIGDELVGEPGRGMPPERRGVGLVPQEGALFGHLDVAGNVGFGLARTPDRDALIASALELVGLAGYQRRRPSELSGGQQQRVAVARALAPRPRLVLLDEPFSALDAGLRESVRAQVRTALRASGATALVVTHDQDEALSLADTVAVMDGGRILMHDTPQMVYGAPAALAVARFVGQCVELPATWRHGYVDTPLGSLPCQAEDRPAAVAGTPSGAPTGVAVLRPEQLQLLPTSAPGGLTAELVETSYYGHDAMARVAVAGVVLPVRLIGEVPAAGPVRLVVRGPARFFGFADGTDAPLP; encoded by the coding sequence ATGAGCAGCCTGAATGTCAGCGGCGTGGTGGTGCGCCTCGGCGGCCGGGAGGTGCTGTCGGGGGTGGACCTGGCGGTGCCGACCGGCGCCATCGTGGCGGTCCTCGGCCCCTCCGGCTGCGGCAAGACCACCCTGCTCCGCGCGGTCTGCGGGTTCACCGCGATCGACGCCGGCCAGATCCGAATCGGGGACGAGCTGGTCGGGGAGCCGGGTCGCGGGATGCCGCCGGAGCGTCGCGGCGTGGGCCTCGTCCCACAAGAGGGGGCCCTCTTCGGCCACCTCGACGTCGCGGGGAACGTGGGGTTCGGCCTGGCCCGGACCCCCGATCGCGACGCTCTCATCGCGTCCGCGTTGGAACTGGTCGGGCTGGCCGGCTACCAGCGCCGCCGCCCCAGCGAGCTGTCCGGCGGGCAGCAGCAGCGGGTCGCCGTTGCGCGCGCCCTGGCGCCCCGACCACGGCTCGTGCTGCTCGACGAGCCGTTCAGCGCCCTCGACGCCGGGCTGCGCGAATCCGTCCGCGCCCAGGTGCGCACCGCCCTGCGCGCCAGCGGTGCCACTGCGCTGGTCGTCACCCACGATCAGGACGAGGCCCTGAGCCTGGCGGACACGGTCGCCGTCATGGACGGGGGTCGGATCCTCATGCACGACACGCCGCAAATGGTGTACGGCGCGCCGGCGGCACTCGCCGTCGCCCGGTTCGTGGGGCAGTGCGTGGAGCTGCCCGCGACCTGGCGGCACGGGTACGTCGACACGCCGCTGGGATCCTTGCCCTGCCAGGCAGAGGACAGGCCCGCCGCCGTCGCAGGCACGCCGTCGGGTGCACCGACCGGCGTCGCCGTCCTGCGACCCGAGCAGCTGCAGCTCCTCCCGACGAGCGCGCCGGGCGGACTGACCGCTGAGCTCGTGGAGACGAGCTACTACGGGCACGACGCGATGGCGCGCGTCGCGGTGGCCGGCGTCGTCCTGCCAGTGCGGCTGATCGGGGAGGTGCCCGCCGCGGGCCCGGTTCGCCTGGTCGTGCGGGGCCCGGCCCGCTTCTTCGGCTTCGCCGACGGCACCGACGCCCCGCTGCCGTGA